taagtttaggggttatgtttagggtgtggacgacttatatttcagtcgtgtgttgaataatttactcggacgacgtatatttcagtcgtccacatcgtaccgaacctttaattttaccaatgtacgtttaaacctaaccggatcattttactaggacgacttacatttcagtcgtctggtgaagaaattaaaacagacgacttacatgtaagtcgtccaaatattcccgcctaaaatttttaaaaaaaattattttcccgtttaaataatttaaacaagacgacttacttgtaagtcgcctGGAAAGtcttatattttagtttcccgctaaaaatatttaatttcccgctaaaaatattaaactcttctggacgacttacatgtaagtcgtctgttttaatttcttcaccagacgactaaaatgtaagtcgtccaggaagtcgtctgagtcaaaaatatttaacttaattggattttttgtctccctatataaagaaaaatttacacattctctctcctcctctcaaatggctgcaacaaaaatgtattgttcatcattctaaaactctccaacctctctctaatctctttgacttgaaaacaccaaactttatatgaatttttcagttttgtctcatgtatttcttactaatctatctcttttgcaggtttttaatcaaatggtactcatcttccactaatttaaaggtaaatctattaattttagatatgtatttttgtgtgttctataaatgtagatttatctaatcttccactcattttctctatttttaagtcatttgaacgtttttggatatgcaggtttttcagatctggatttgatatgcatgtatttcagatctggaaaacttcttggacgacttacctgttaatcgtctggaagtcgtctggaagtcgtctggacttcttggaagtcttctgacaaagtcgtctggacttccaggaagtcgtctggacttccaggaagtcgtctggacttccaggaagtcgtctggacttccaggaagtcgtctggacttcatggaagtctccTGACGAAGTCttcctttcataatagatctgagcgttttggtaagttcttatgtctgatttttcttcatttggtaacttcttgttgtataaagttcttacttttttcccaaactaaaactctccaaacccactctaatctctttgacttgaaaacaccaaactttatatgaattttctagttttgtctcatgtctttcttactaatctatcttttttgcaggtttttaattagatggtactcatcttccactaatttaaaggtagatctatttttttagatatggatttttttgtgttctgtaaaggtagatttatctaatctttcactcatttttctgtttttaagccatttgaacgtttttggatatgcaggtttttcagatctagatttaatatgcaggtttttcagatctggaagacttatgggacgacttacctgttagtcgtctggaagtcgtctggaagtcgtctggacttcttggaagtcttctgacaaagtcgtctggacttcctgtaaagtcgtctggacttcctgtaaagtcgtctggaagtcgtctgaacttcctaaaagtcttctgacaaagtcgtctgaacttcctggaagtcgtctggacttcttaaaagtcgtctggacttcttaaaagtcgtgtggtcttgtctactcaaatggaatccaagcttgtctttgtagaggaatgatcaaTAATAGTTTTgattgtggtctgttttgtgaattgcatgtctactcttttagttgtgaattttttgtaaaatcagtaataatgttttccaagatgtattaaatgtgctaacaatgtgtttacacatttacaaatcaatgaaataatagactttagtagcctttttcttatctttggatctctcatatgcaataataaactccaatggcctttttctcatcttaataaacaagaatgttggtagctttatattgatacaacattttaaaaagcattttaacccttcttccaactcataacaatagtcatcattattgtctataacaataatacttaagagatggaaacaaacaatagtaactagtcaaagcatatcatattttattataagtttgcgttgaaaaacttagtcaaatttagtaaaactaagggagagaacatattttgtaaatatgagttttacatatcttgaagttacttatcactcttaaaaatacaagttattcaaaaactaacgtagaagacttaaaaactagcggagaagacgcggacgacttcaatctaagttgtccagacgactaatctatacgtcgtctggtcaacgcagaggttatttttgcaattgactttgaaatctgttatttcggacgactgaaaaataagtcgtctactattgtttggtcaaacctcgtaaatcctggacgacttacatttcagtcgtctcgtggacgactgaattataagtcgtctgtatataattaaatcttgaagttttttttttcaattgcaaaactaaactatgacgacttaactgtaagtcgtctacttttaaaaaaatattattattttaattttcgccagacgactgaaatgtaagtcgtctggggaagtcaaacttttgaaattatccagtcaaatgcaaaactaacctatgacgactgaaatgtaagtcgtctaggttctttggaaaattttttgaaaccaaacaaaaacagacgacttaactttcagtcgtctcaggttacagatttcaaagtcaattgcaaaaataacctctgcgttgaccagacgacttccaggtaagttgtctatagccagacgacttcccaagtaagtcatCTGACGAACAGAtttggaaaaaaactcgatgtcataccttaaattggtgagataagttccttagcatacatatgacttctccaagcacacagaatcacaaacgaaagtaacccacccagaatcgttagcttctatgactctatgaaccataaaaaatttagaatcaaaatcttgggtttttttagctcattgtggagagaaagtgagagatatgttgtgtttaattcacaagaatggaaaaagaagaagggtaaatcgattttgggagcattaagagcttcaaattggttgttcatggtggttgtggtattgatgaaaatggcaatcttgtaattacttgaagatgatgagggtgagagagtaaaaatgtcattttcgaaaaaaaaaagaaaaaaaaaattgatggcattttcgtaaattatatgaacttgtggggtgaatagggcaaaaccaattatcaaaaaaaaaagaggttagttttgtgtttgactttaagttataggtcaattctgcaaaaagcccattttttatttacgtaatatctatattttatattttaaaatagatatttaaatcttaatgtactttttccactttttaaaattgtgtatttacttatattatatattttacattttaagatagatgtttaacgCTTAAtaaactttttccattttttaaaaaaaattgtgtatttacttattattatatatataattcatatattatatatttacattatttacttaatatttatttttctctatatgtattttcatttcttgtactttttatatacttaatatctctattttacattttaagatagaagtttaaatcttaatgtacattttccattttccttaaattgtatatttccatttgttatactttctatttacgtaatatctatattttaaattttaagatatatttttaaatcttaatgtaattttccatttttaaattgcgtatttacttatattatatatttacttattatttatttttttttattgtgtatttctatttcttttactttctatttactaataattttatattttaagatagatttacattttaagatagatgtttaaatactaaagtacttttttcattttttttaaattgtgtatttccttttcttatactttctgtttgggtaatatttatattttacattttaagatagatgtttgaatattaatatacttttttccattgtttttaagttgtgtatttctttttcttatactttctatttacttaatatctatactttacattttaagatagatgtttaatatttaatgtactctttctatattttaaaatttgtgcatttacttttaattatatatataattcatatatttatatatttataatatttacttattatttatttttctatatattgagtatttctcattcttatactttatatttagttaatatctatattttatattttaatatagatgtttaaatcttaatgtttttttccatttttaatgtaaaacggcaatttttaatagaagaacttggacaaatagtcaaatagttatatttatgttttttttttctttttttataaaatggtaatgttacattatggagataagccgtcatttttagtgaaaaatggtaatcttacatatgtttaatgtagtttttctattttatttatgttgtatgtttacatattattgttattttaaaatgtaaaattgtaatcttacatatgtttaatgtagtattttctttttttatgctgtatgtttacatattatttattattttcaaaattatatataatgtttttttttacaaaatagtaatgttacattatggagataagccgtcttttttttagtgaaaaacggtaatcttacatatgtataatgtagtttttccattttttatgttgtatgtttacatattattttttaaaattaaaaatataaaatggtaatcttacatatgtttaatgtagtttttccattttttatgctgtatgtttacatattatttataatttttgaaaattagtaatattaaaatgtaaaattatattttatgccacgtgtcatctatcgggagaatttttttttgctgatgtggacgctctatggagcctcaaaaggtcccttttattagtaagaaaattagtaatattaaaatgtaaaactatattttatgccacatgtcatctttcgggataatttttttttgctgatgtggacgctctatggagcttcaaaaggtcccttttattagtaaggatttatgctgtatgtttacatattatttataattttcgaaaattagtaatattaaaatgtaaaactatattttatgacacgtgtcatctttcgcgAGAAGGTTTTTTGCTGATGTGCATGTTCTATAGAGCCTCAAaagtctcttttattagtatagatttttttCTAGAGCAAACCCATTACTAAGCTATGAATTTGAATATTGTCAGGCCCAATTAAAATATCtggaaacaatatatatatttctcaagTCCCTGATAAAAGAAACGCTTGGGAAATATGTCTGAACACCCTAATTGCAAAGTTACAAGAAATTGTTCTACCAGACCAAAATTTGAACGAAAGTGACAGCGAAATCTGAGTTCTGCTTTCTTTTAACGGAACTCTCTTCATCACGGCGAGTTACACAACCTAACCATTACGCACACCACCACCACAACTAACACACAAAGCCCTAATCTGAATTTTGCATTAAAGATGGTAACTTTCTCTCTCTGTGTCTCGACAGTGCTGATTTTCACACGAGATTTGTAAGATTTGGCtataaagttttgatctttttggTCAGGCGAATGTTTGTGAGACTTGTGGGGACGAAGGTTGGGTGGAAGCACTCATTTTCTGTGACTCTTGTAAACTTGCCGCTGTGCATCGGTGAGGAGTATATCCATCCATCTATCCCCTgtggtttttgttttgtgttttggcTGATTTGTGATTTAGAGTTCCCTCTTTTGCAGCTATTGTTGTGGTATAACGCCGGTTCCTATAGATGGCTATGTAACTTGGTTCTGTTCCGACTGTGATGAGAGTGACACTGCCTCTGATTCCATACAAGTTGAGCTTGAAGAAGTTGAATCTCTAGATGTGTCTTCTTCACCACCAACAATGGAGGAGCATGAGACCAGAGGAATCCCTGGTAGCAGCAAATCTAACGAATCTGTCTTGGAGATGATTGGGaacgaaaagaagaagaaaagaaagattgTTACTCACTCCCTTCCAGATGACGCCATTGTTGTGACCATGGAGGTGTCTAAGAAGCAAGATGGGTCAGAGAATGGAGAATCTGATGAATTGGTTGGTTTAGCAAGAAATGAATCATCTGTCTTGGAGAAGAGtgggaagaaaaagaagaagaagaagaagacgactgACAAGGGACTGGATAAGAAGAACGAAGAAGGCAGCAATCACTTCTCGCCGGTTCTAGAGGCTGAGGGCCATGGGCTCCAGGGTACTACTAGTGTTGAGCCTATGAAGGAGTCTAAGAAGCGTAAATGCTCGAAAAGCAGAGAACCTGAGGGATTGAATGTTTTAGTAGGAAATGAAGTATCTGTTTTGGAGAAGAGTGCGAAAAAGAAGAGGAGCCAAGAAAGCAGCAATCACCCCTCGCCGGTTCTAAATGCTGTGGAATGTGGACATCAGGATACTGCCAGTGTTGAAGCTATGAAGGAGTCTAAGAAGCACAAAAAATCTGATGAATTGATTGGTGAGAAGagtgagaaaaagaagaagaagacaaatgaGGAGAGCAGCAATCACACTGCACCGGTTTTAGCTGCTAAAGACAATGTGGCCTGTGACACAGACAATGTTGAACCGGCAAAGGCACAAGAAAGCTCAGCTAGCAGGAAACCTCATGAACTGGCTGGGTTAGAGACAAATGGAGCATCAGTCTCTGAAGGTGGTAACTCAACTAATGTGCCAGATGACAACTCTTGTACCACCAGCAAAAAGAGAAGATTAAGTTCTGGCAACATACAAGTTACTAGTGAAAATATGGAGCTACCTGCCATTAACAGTTCTTGCAAGGAAGCTGAATCAAATATGCCTCAGACAAACGAGGTGATTCCGGCACTGAATAATGGTAGAGCGCAACCAATCTGTGCACCGGTGTGGAGGTAAAGTAAAACACACTCCTCTCTATTTTATGCATCTTAGTATCATCATCACTTGAGTtctgatctgttttttttttttttgttaatatgtaGAGGGTCGGTAACTGTAAAACAAGGAAACAATTGTAGCATTCATGGACTCGTTGCTCATTTATCAACCTTAGCGTGCCCTAGAGTCTATGAGAAGGCAAGTTCATTACACACTCGCTTATCTGCTGAAATGCTTCCAAGGTTGGAGATATGGCCACCTAGCTTTCTCAAGAACGGACCACCTACAGATGACAGTATCGCGCTTTACTTCTTCCCTTCCCATGATAGGTGTGCTGTCTCAGACATCCAAATTTTGTTTCTCCCTATGCATATGTTGTTAAGTGTGTCGACCTTACCTTTTCTGTTTTCCAGTAACGGTGAAAGTGTTTACTATTCCCTTGTTGatgaaatgaagaagaaagatttggGGATGAGATGCTTGCTTGACGATGCGGAACTTCTACTTTTCACCTCTTATCAGTTACCACTGCCTTGCTGGAGTAAGTCtataagtttgttttttttaaatttctacagGTTGTTCATTTATGATTCTCTTGAAGTTGTTAAAGCTAAGAAGGCTGAGTTTTCTGTCTGCAGAGTTTCACTCAAAGGAGTACCTGTGGGGCGTTTTCAGACGCAGAAAGACCTCTGGACATTAGTCACTAGGCTCAAACCTTTGACGGTTTTGGTTGTCGAATTTTTGCTAGTTGGCCAGGTTCTGTATAAAATCTACAACGAGATGGCATTGtctgttaggtggattcatgcAACCAATTAATCAAATTAGTGAGAACTGTATGATTACAACCAGTATGGGAAAGAATGAGTATTAAAATTACAGGAAAATTACATCAAGTAGCATGATATCAAAACCTATTAACTCACATTCTTTCTTAACATTACAGCATGATATCATTCTCTGCAATTACTAAGAGTTGATTGTTTTTTATCAACCGGAACTTGAAGTCATGATCTTAAACAGTACAATAACAGTATAGGGAAAGAGAGTTTTAGCCATGATCTTAAACAGTACAAGCTGTTCTGTGTTGCTCAGAACTTGAAGTCAAAAACTCTCACACAATTATCATCCCCACAAGAAGTTAACCTCAGCAAACTCTGGTTACTCTCGGTTGGTCTCCATGCTAACCGGTTCACGGCCGAGACATGACACATTAACGGTTCAAGCCTCAGAGCAAGAGCTGCTGTTGCCGTTGTAccttcttcctctgtttctttaATCTTTATGTTCCACAGCTCAATCAGCCCACTCTCCATCCCAACAGCTATGCACCCGCTCTTCTCCTTCTGGTCTAGTCCCGTCCAAGCCACGGCTGTGACACTGCTCCCGAACTGAGGCAAGGCAAGAACCTGTTTGACGTGAGCGTCTTTCTCGATGGACCAGATCTTCACAGTCTTGTCTCTTGATGAAGTTGCGAACTGATGGCCATATGGGTTCCATGAACATGCCCAGATGATCCTCTTGTGTGCTTCGACCTTTGCCATGAGTTTGTGACTaacatctccatcatctgaacAGAAATgaccaaagaagaaaaaatagataaGACTTAGATGACTATACTGACACTCTAAGACTAAAAGCTTCAAAGTTCAAGGTTTTACCTGTTCTTTGGATAGAGAACACTGAGAAGTGACGATCTCTGGAGACGGACAAGAGCAGAGTGTCGTCATAAGAGAACTCCAAGTGTGTCACTGTCAAGCTGTGGGATTGCAAACGACCAACAGCTTTCCATGTCCCAACTTCCCATAGCCATATCTCCGCCATGGCAGCAGACTGAGCCTGAACAAGTTTGTGGTTCATGCTCGGTCAAATATGTATAGGGGAGATGGAGCAAGTGCAAACATATATTAGCTTACCTTACAGGATGAAGCAACAAGGGTTCCGTTGTGGTCGCAGCAGAGAGAAAAGAGTTCATTACCATGACCATAGAGTTTATGAGATTCAGGCCATAAAGTATGAAACGCAAGCTGGTCTTCGATTGGAGGCTCCTTCAACTCCACTGGAGCAGCCTCTGGAACCGTTTCAAATGTCTCCAAACCTTCTCCTCCTCCATTTCTCTCCAACGGTTCACTAGAAGCtacacacaaaataaaaaataatatgaaatctCAAGACCGTATTGGTTAAAAGCTAGACAGGAGTTGAATCAATCACTCACAGTGTAAGTAGATAGGTTTCTGAGATAAACCAAGAGCAGACATATTTGCGCCAAGGACCTGCACATCTGCTTGTAAATCCTCAGGGAAGCTTCCTTCTCCTCCGGCACAAGTGTGTTTCAGTGTCTTTAAGAAAGACAGAGGAGCCTCGAAAACTCTCACAACTTTCTCCTCTGCTCCACTTACAAAACGGTGGTTGCCTTTACCTTGAACTATAGCCACACAGTTAATGTCATGACCATGAACCTGAGGACGAGCCAGTTCATGCCAATGCTCATTCTCCTCATCGCTCTTCCATGATGAGAACACCCGAGTGGTCTGATCGTGGCTCACGGATAGCAAGTACTCGCCGGTTCTAGCCCACGTGATGTCAGTCACAGCAGCAAAATGACCTGAAGGGACTTTCTGCATCTGCCAGTTTTCAAACTCTTTGCTGCTACTAACATTTCTCCAGAGATGAAAAGATCCACCATACCCATGAGCCAGGATCGACACACCATCCGGGCTCCAGTGGCCACCGTAGAAGCCAAGAGCACAGTGACTAAGCTCTCCTACACACACAACGTTCACCCACACACCCGTTTTCTTCTCAGGTCGCCAAATCATCATCGTCTTGTCCATTGAAGCCGATAAAATGCTCAATGGTTGGTGGCAGTCCACTGGAGGTTGCCACTCCACGGAATAGACCCAATCTTCATGTCCAATAAGAACAGATTCCACTGAAACCTGATACGTGAACCTCCCTGAATCAAAAACAGGACCTTCAATGTAAGAAGCCAGAGTGATCTCTCTTTGCCATGAGCCAACATCACCTACTAACACAAGCTTCCAGATTCGAATGACTTTGTCCTGGGAAGAACTCACAAGCATGATACTATTGGTGGGTTCATCTGTTGAGTGTAACGGTAATGAAAAGTCCAAACTTCGGATCCAGTCCGTGTGGCCTTTAAGCTCACAGACAGAAGTGAACTTCCCCGTTCTTTCTCCACAGTACAGTTTGATTTTGTTGTCTAATCCACCCATGGCGAGGGTGAATCTTCCAGGATTTTGAGGCAGCTCCGCTAACGAAAGCGTTACAATTGCTTTGGAGTCAGCAGAGATGGAGTCCAAGCACGAAACTTTACACTCCTCTGCAACAAATAACACATTATGAATTATAGATAATGCTTTAAAAGACATACACTTGTTTAACTTTAATGCGTACCACTAGGCTGGGATGGAAAAGAAACATCCCAGACATTCACAACTCCATCTGAAGAACCAGAAGCAAACATTGCATCGGTTTCAGAACACATAAACGCGGTGATGCAAGTTACACCTTTCTTGTGAGACCTTGGGAGTTGTAGTACATGTCTCCACTGCTGTTAGTAAAATCAAACAAGACATGTTAACAAGGATCAGAGATAATACAGAAACTGTAGAGATAAACTCAATTGAGATTTGAGAGATTGAAGGAAATTTTACATTGTTACTGTTAGTTGATAGCTCCCAAAGGATGATGACACCATCTGTATCACCTGAGAGCAGATAATGCCGGTCCAAATGCTTGGCTGCAGAAAATCATATTCATTTCAAGGGATTAATCAATCATTCGATGATTTTCTCCTGCAATCTATATTTAAATTCTCCATAAAGTTTGATCTTTCACAGCAACTAAACCACCAAACCGGTAAATAGAGACTATAAATAGAAATCTgaatgcatatacacttcacaTTTTACTAAACAAGTGTCTAGTAGTGCTAGCTGTAACTCACGAATCCTACAGTCTAAGTTCTCTTTATGATAAAAGGAGCACACTTAGATCTAATAGATAAGTCATATAAGAAGAACTAAAGCCTCCAATATCAAAAGTATCTTCCTTTGCAATGCAAGAGATCCCAAACACAAATAGTTCAGCAAGTAAGCTAGAAGCAGAAGCAAGAAGGTACCTTTGAAAGCAAACTTGGAACTAGGTAACCAATGAGTGCAATTGACAGAAGCTTTGTGACCTGGAAGCGTTGTAAGAATCTGGGCTGtctgaaagagaaaaaaaaaaaacaagagaaaaaatGTTACATCTTGCTTATTGAGAGAACAACAAAAGGGTTCTTGAAGATGagtgaaagagagaaagagagaaagagagagacctTAGGGCAGAAAATAGCAACGGCGTTTTGAGCACCGAAGGAAACGAGACCAGAAGCTCCCCAAGAGACGTTGTTGACGACTCTGTTGCATCCTGCTCCTATGAACACTCTCTTCGCTTCCACTTCGGTGTTTTCCGACATCTTTATCAGAAGGGTGGCTTTTGATCTGAAGATTACGGAGTTTCTTCTCTGTTTCTGGTGCGTATACAAGTAAAATATCGCCGGCGGCGGAAAATATCGCCGGGAATGTAAACAGGCTGAAAATTTCGGAGACTAACAAGGGTTTATTACTTTCGAGTTCTGAGAGGGAGTATTTTGCTGGGCTTTAATATTGGGCCCAAAGTTTATTACAATATGTATTAGTTATTGTTTCAAGACAATTTTTATGAGTTATTTTAGTCAATAATAATAACTAGGTGATAGATGATCCACAGGCGGAGTGAAATTTATAGAACAACTAGGTGGTGGTCCGCAATTTTGCGGGTtcgaatattttataaaaacataatatattataattttatgaaactaattatatttttattcaaaattaaatgttaattttatttgaaactaTAATCTTAAGTGTAAACATATGAAATTTCTAatgtaacaaaaaattatttttattcagatcaacatcgtttttattttttatatatgaaaatgatttataattttatggactttgaataataattatttttttctaaactttCTAGGATTTCTACagtaagtttttataaataactatgTTTGATATTACTTGGATCAtttggaaaaaatattttaattggttctaaacttacattttttaatttaattaaaataaattaaaaaattatcaatcAATTAAACTATGATAATTTTTAAGGTTTCAACTATGAATGAGATCTAAACAAAAGTCACTTAAGTGATTtccatttaatatatatatagcaaaatTGTTTACATCCAAATATTAGTAGCTGAAgcataaaaataagaaaaacgtaaaatatatataataatattttgattcatGCCTTAAAAATCAATG
This Brassica napus cultivar Da-Ae chromosome C6, Da-Ae, whole genome shotgun sequence DNA region includes the following protein-coding sequences:
- the LOC106405939 gene encoding uncharacterized protein LOC106405939, which encodes MANVCETCGDEGWVEALIFCDSCKLAAVHRYCCGITPVPIDGYVTWFCSDCDESDTASDSIQVELEEVESLDVSSSPPTMEEHETRGIPGSSKSNESVLEMIGNEKKKKRKIVTHSLPDDAIVVTMEVSKKQDGSENGESDELVGLARNESSVLEKSGKKKKKKKKTTDKGLDKKNEEGSNHFSPVLEAEGHGLQGTTSVEPMKESKKRKCSKSREPEGLNVLVGNEVSVLEKSAKKKRSQESSNHPSPVLNAVECGHQDTASVEAMKESKKHKKSDELIGEKSEKKKKKTNEESSNHTAPVLAAKDNVACDTDNVEPAKAQESSASRKPHELAGLETNGASVSEGGNSTNVPDDNSCTTSKKRRLSSGNIQVTSENMELPAINSSCKEAESNMPQTNEVIPALNNGRAQPICAPVWRGSVTVKQGNNCSIHGLVAHLSTLACPRVYEKASSLHTRLSAEMLPRLEIWPPSFLKNGPPTDDSIALYFFPSHDSNGESVYYSLVDEMKKKDLGMRCLLDDAELLLFTSYQLPLPCWKFHSKEYLWGVFRRRKTSGH
- the LOC111197832 gene encoding elongator complex protein 2 isoform X2, yielding MSENTEVEAKRVFIGAGCNRVVNNVSWGASGLVSFGAQNAVAIFCPKTAQILTTLPGHKASVNCTHWLPSSKFAFKAKHLDRHYLLSGDTDGVIILWELSTNSNNWRHVLQLPRSHKKGVTCITAFMCSETDAMFASGSSDGVVNVWDVSFPSQPSEECKVSCLDSISADSKAIVTLSLAELPQNPGRFTLAMGGLDNKIKLYCGERTGKFTSVCELKGHTDWIRSLDFSLPLHSTDEPTNSIMLVSSSQDKVIRIWKLVLVGDVGSWQREITLASYIEGPVFDSGRFTYQVSVESVLIGHEDWVYSVEWQPPVDCHQPLSILSASMDKTMMIWRPEKKTGVWVNVVCVGELSHCALGFYGGHWSPDGVSILAHGYGGSFHLWRNVSSSKEFENWQMQKVPSGHFAAVTDITWARTGEYLLSVSHDQTTRVFSSWKSDEENEHWHELARPQVHGHDINCVAIVQGKGNHRFVSGAEEKVVRVFEAPLSFLKTLKHTCAGGEGSFPEDLQADVQVLGANMSALGLSQKPIYLHSSSEPLERNGGGEGLETFETVPEAAPVELKEPPIEDQLAFHTLWPESHKLYGHGNELFSLCCDHNGTLVASSCKAQSAAMAEIWLWEVGTWKAVGRLQSHSLTVTHLEFSYDDTLLLSVSRDRHFSVFSIQRTDDGDVSHKLMAKVEAHKRIIWACSWNPYGHQFATSSRDKTVKIWSIEKDAHVKQVLALPQFGSSVTAVAWTGLDQKEKSGCIAVGMESGLIELWNIKIKETEEEGTTATAALALRLEPLMCHVSAVNRLAWRPTESNQSLLRLTSCGDDNCVRVFDFKF
- the LOC111197832 gene encoding elongator complex protein 2 isoform X1, with protein sequence MSENTEVEAKRVFIGAGCNRVVNNVSWGASGLVSFGAQNAVAIFCPKTAQILTTLPGHKASVNCTHWLPSSKFAFKAKHLDRHYLLSGDTDGVIILWELSTNSNNQWRHVLQLPRSHKKGVTCITAFMCSETDAMFASGSSDGVVNVWDVSFPSQPSEECKVSCLDSISADSKAIVTLSLAELPQNPGRFTLAMGGLDNKIKLYCGERTGKFTSVCELKGHTDWIRSLDFSLPLHSTDEPTNSIMLVSSSQDKVIRIWKLVLVGDVGSWQREITLASYIEGPVFDSGRFTYQVSVESVLIGHEDWVYSVEWQPPVDCHQPLSILSASMDKTMMIWRPEKKTGVWVNVVCVGELSHCALGFYGGHWSPDGVSILAHGYGGSFHLWRNVSSSKEFENWQMQKVPSGHFAAVTDITWARTGEYLLSVSHDQTTRVFSSWKSDEENEHWHELARPQVHGHDINCVAIVQGKGNHRFVSGAEEKVVRVFEAPLSFLKTLKHTCAGGEGSFPEDLQADVQVLGANMSALGLSQKPIYLHSSSEPLERNGGGEGLETFETVPEAAPVELKEPPIEDQLAFHTLWPESHKLYGHGNELFSLCCDHNGTLVASSCKAQSAAMAEIWLWEVGTWKAVGRLQSHSLTVTHLEFSYDDTLLLSVSRDRHFSVFSIQRTDDGDVSHKLMAKVEAHKRIIWACSWNPYGHQFATSSRDKTVKIWSIEKDAHVKQVLALPQFGSSVTAVAWTGLDQKEKSGCIAVGMESGLIELWNIKIKETEEEGTTATAALALRLEPLMCHVSAVNRLAWRPTESNQSLLRLTSCGDDNCVRVFDFKF